CAGCAAAATCCAGTGGTCATCACCGGGCTTTGCCATGCCAAGAATGCGGAACCTATTGAAGCAGAGCACCACTGTTGAATCATCACTAGCAATGCCAGAGCCTGTCGCTAAGAAGTCGTCTATGTTGAAATAGGAAAGCATGACATGGTCTTTAGAAGGAAGCAGCATGGTGAGCGGTGGTAGCTCTGTGACGTGACGCGTGAGCGGGTTGAGCAGGCGGACGTGGTTGTGGTCGTGGAGCAGGACAAGGAGGCCCTCCGGGGTGACAGCAAGAAGCTCATggtcaaggagctccgggaggtcCACTTGGATGAACTCGCCGGTGAAGGAGTTCAGGAAGCAACGGCGGTTTGGAGCAGCTAGTGGTTCGCGGAGCAGTACCCACCGCCAGGGATGGAACCGGCGGTCAAGCCCGCCATGGGTGTGCGGTTCTGTGGAACAGTGCCGCCATGGACGGCACACGGCACGGAAGCGGAGATAGTCGGCGACGTCAAATGCGAGAACGCGCTCAGCGATCAGACCTAACGGCCCATCGCCTAGGTTGGACCAGTCCCTCCTGCGCGCAAAGAAGAATGGGAGTCATAATCATCATATCTCGGGGGTCGACAAGAAATGCTTTTGACGTACCAGTTGTTGTTGTTCGTCCGCGAGCGTTTTGCCCCCCAACAATAATTTGGGGGCGGCTGGATCGAGAGACAAGGGCGCAGCATATGTTTCTGCCCTGGTATCTTCGAATCGTCGGGCTGGCTGGAGCAAGGTCGCAGAAGATGATGAGGCCGCCTTCTTCCTCGCTTCTGGATGATGGACAGACTAGGGCGCAGCAGATGTTTCTTCCTTGGATTCAATTCATCGTCACATCCCCGGGAGGGGACGATCTGGATCTGAGCGCAGGTTGAGGGGGAAAGTTTCCCCCTTGGATTCGAATCATCATCACATCCCCGGGAGGGGAGGATCTGAATCTGAGCGGAGGTTGATGACAAATCTTGGTTGCTGGTATTGAGCgctgccgctgctgctgctgcccctGTGCGTGCTCGCGTCGGCCCCCAGTTGGAGGAGCAAGGTCGCAGAAGATGATGAGGCCGCCCTCTTCCTCGCTTCGAGGTACCGCCACGCCGAGATGGTCTTCTCCTTCTATCGGCTCCTCCGCCTTCGCCCTCGTGGCGAGAGGTGGTGCTTGGCTGCTTCGCCCGACGGAAGGGACGAGGGACCGGGGGGGCATGGGATTGGTCGGCGGCTTTCATTCCCAcgaccgcgcgccgccgccgccgccgaaagGAGATGACGAGGGTGGACTGAGATCCAGTGACTTCGCTTGGTGAAGTCACGTTGCAACTTTAGGCTCTTCATCTCCATCCAAAACAGATCCAATGGTCCATATCACACAAAGGCAAAAGCCCTCAGCACTTAGCAGTTTTGGACGAGTGCAGGCTGAAGAAAAGAGTTCGCGGGAATCTGCTCCGCTCTCCCGCGCCGCGCCGGCGTCTCGGACAGGGAGACGGCGCTGCTCCGCCGCATCGGAGAGGAAGGGGAACCGCACCACACCGCAACATCTGGGAGAGAGAGCAAGGGACTCGCGCCGGCCGCCGCATCGGAGAGGAGCCGCGCGGCCGCGCCGGCCGCCGCATTGAAGAGGAAAAGGAGCCGCGCGGCCGCACCGTCGCTGGAGGAGAGGGAGGGGCGGGCTGCCGCCGGAGGAGTAGGAAGGCCACGcgtgccgccgtcgccgtcggacCTCTGCCATCCCGCATCCAGTTGAGGTAATGTGTCCCCGATTCATACAGATACAGTAAGAGTTAGGTATGTACAGAGCAGTTCATGTACAGCTTCAGTTTGAGTTGCTTGGATGCATAATGGTAGTCAGTTTGGTTACTCATGATGCATGTACAATACAAATTGCTTGGAATAGTTTGCACGTACACTCGTGATGAAATTTTGTCCTCTGATTTTAGACTTTCATTTGGAATTTCTGAAATTGAGTGCCCTCTATTGTGCTATTTGACAGAATTCAGTGTTGTGCTTCACAATTGACTATTGTGAGATGGCAGAAATTGGTAAGGGAATACCTCAAGTTGGTATGAGATTCAGAAATGTGGATGAGGCTTGGGCATTTTGGGTTGCATATGGGGGTCACGCAGGCTTTGATGTGAGAAGGAGATATGCAAACAAAAGCAGACTTGATGGTTAGGTTGGTTCATGTAGATTTGTTTGTTCCAACGAGGGTCATCGAAGAAAAGGGCAAACTGATTATGCACCAAAGCGTTTTAGAGCTGAAACAAGAACCAATTGCCAAGCTCGTATGTCTTTTCAATTGGATCGAGAGGCCGGAAATTATGAAGTAACCGAGGTTGTGCTGGAACACAACCACTTGTTGCAATTGCCACAAACTCGCCACTTGATGGTATCCCAAAGAAAGATTTCAGAAAGACAAGCTTTTGAAATTGAAACCACCGATGATTCCGGCATTATGCCACAAGCTGCACATGAGTTTGCTTCTCATCAAGTTGGTGGACCGATTAACCTTGGATATAGTTGCCGTGACCAAAAAAATCATTTGCGAACCAAGCGACAAAGGGAGTTGGCTTTTGGACAAGCTGGAAGTATGTTGAAATATTTTCATGACAAAACTGCTGACAATCCATCATTCCAATATGCACTACAGTTGGATTGTGAGGAGGATATAACCAACATATTCTGGGCTGATGCTAAAATGATCCTTGACTATGCACACTTTGGTGATGTTGTCACATTTGACACTACTTTTGGCACAAACAAAGAGTATAGGCCATTTGGTGTTTTTCTTGGGCTCAATCAGTTCAGAGAAACTACTATTTTCGGTGCTGCCTTGCTGTTTGATGAAACAAAGGACTCATTTATATGGCTATTTGAGACTTTTCTAGCTGCACATAATGGAAGACAACCTAGAACTATTTATACGGATCAAGATGCGGCAATGGGAAAAGCTATAGAGAAAGTATTCACGGAATCATATCACGGGTTGTGCACCTTTCACATTATGATGAATGCTGTCAAACATTTATCTCCAGTCAAGGGTGAAGAGAAAGATGTAGGAGAGGTCGAAGAGGAAGATGAAGATGAAGGGGAGGTGGAAGAGGAATCTCATATTCTCTCTGATTTTAGTGCTTGTATGTTTGGCTATGAGGAAAAGGCGGCATTTCAAGAAGCATTTGACAACATGCGACATAAAGTGCATAAGCAAACTTGGTTAGATAGTATCTACAAGGTGAAAGAAAAATGGGCTGAATGTTATATGAGAGATGTCTTCAGTTTGGGAGTGAGAAGTACACAACTAAGTGAGAGTTTCAACAATGCATTGAAGAACCATTTGAAATCTGATTTCCATATTGTCCGATTCTTGATGCATTTTGAGAGAACGGTTGAAGTAAAAAGAAGAAAGGAATTGGAATCTGAATATGAGGCAAGGAAAAAGTTGCCAAGAATCAAAATGTGCACTCCGATGTTGGTGCAAGCAAGCAAAGTGTATACTCCCACTATTTTTGAAGCTTTCCAAAGTGAATATGAAAGATCCAAATGTGCGGCAAGCCAATGACTTTCTTAGTTCTGCAAAACTGAAGAAAAAGGAGGTTTCATCTAAAAATTTAAGGAGAAAGCAAACTTGGTTTGATAAGTTACGCAAGGGGCGAAAGCAACCTAAATCAGCGGCAACAACAAAAAAAGAAGCAAGGGTCAGCTGCAGTATGTATGTACTATCTGTTCTTATTCATTCCTAAACTAACAAAATGATTTTTCATTTACATtggcagcaacaacaacaaaagaaaaaagacaGTGTGCAGCGTCAAGTGCAAGTGGAGAATGATGGCACAAACAAAGGAGGGAGTCCCGTAGGAGAAAGTGAGAAGCGTCAAAAATACGAAGCAATCGACAGCTTTACCAAGCTTTTGACAACTTCACGAGTTGACGATGATATCTTCATGATGATCTGATCTAGTATCTTCAAAGTTACTAGGTAGTATTTTGGACAGGGTTAACTACAATATTTTGGGGATTAACCAGTCTTTTTTGGCCTAAGTGTACAAGTGAAATGGCCTGCTTTTGTGTACTTGAATGATTACTCGACATTGGCATTTCTTGCTGTAGCATTTGGATGTTCTATGTTGCAGCCTTTCAATGTCAAATGTCACTCTATAATCTGTTTCATGAGTATTGCCAGTCAAAAATATGTATGTGCATGTATGATCTTTTTAGTTCAGCAAAGTGGAAGGTACAGCCAAATGATAACCTTGCTTCATGTATGTTGAAACGGCTATAGACCTATAGTTTATATATTCAGAAATGAAGATTAGATAGTTGGCATGTAATCTGTTTTAACTGAATCCTACGATGAGTCTTCTGTCGCTGCTGGGCTGCAAAACTGCTAAGTGCTGAGGGCTTTTGCCTTTGTGTGATATGGACCATTGGATCTGTTTTGGATGGAGATGAAGAGTCTAAAGTTGCAACGTGACTTCACCAAGTGAAGTCACTGGATCTCAGTCTGACGAGGGTTTCCGCCCCGAAATGGTAGGGTTAAATTGGTGGGACGGGGGTGTCTGTCTTTGCTGGGTTGCTGGGCCTCTCTGATGTCCAGCCCTGGTATATAAGCATGGAATATGGACTTTTCTCTTCGGGGGTGCCGCCCTTGGTGGTCGGTGTGGGACTATCCTACGTTCGCCTCGATCCGACTTCGAGAAGGGGTCTTCTTTTCGTGGTGGCAGAATCTAAAAATTCAAACGAGAGATTGACGTGCAAGCCATCATGACTTTCACGTACCATCAAAGATTCTATCTATTCTCAGGAAAAAAAACAAGTTAGGTCTTTTTAATAAGAAAAGAAAGGGAAAAAAAATCAAGGATGAAACCGCCTCACGTGATGGGCCGTGAGAGACCGTTACCAGGAGCTCTCTGCGCCGTGAAGCCAACTGAAGCTCGGGAGGTCCTATAGCGCGAAAAAAGGCGGCCGAAAAAAACTGCTCTTTATCGGGTTTGACTCAAAGCAGCGCCAACATTGTAAGAACAAGTGTGGACGCGCTATTAATAATGTCTTTTTTGCGGGGGAGACGCAAATATTTATAATGTATCACTTATATTTAATTATTTAAAAAAACCTGAATTTGAGAAATTtcatatatttgaaaaaaatcatcatTTTTGAACAAAACATACATCATTTTGGAAAAATAAATCTTCCATTTTCAAGAAAAGTTCACAAAAAATGAAAAAAGTTAAATCAATTTTGAAAGAAGTTCGTTCaattttggaaaaagttcatcaattttgaaaaaaaaatcatagaTTTTAAAAATAGTTCATTCAATTTCGAAAATAAGTTAATTCAACTTAGCAAaacgaaaaaaagaaaacaaaaaaacctaaaaagagaaaaggaacaagaaaaaagaagaaaggaaaaataaaaaagaaggaaggaagaaaagaaggaaaaAGATGTAACTAAACACATCGGGTGTGGGTGGTGGGGTGGTTAGCGCACCTTACATAGGGTCAGGAGATTGCAAGTTTGAAACACACTGGACGCACAGTTCTTTGACGttaaaacagaagaaaaaaaagggagaTGTGCCGCCCAACGTAGAATGGAGGGTGTGcacctgtttgcaaaaaagaatAGTCCATATTTCAACCCCGAACTAACCACTCGGTTTGATTTACAATTCTGAACTACGAAACCGGTCGAAATATACCCTCAACTAACTATGAGTATCAAACCACAACCCTAGTCTTGGTTTTTCTTCAGTCAAGCGGTTTTGACTATCTTGACTGCTGACCGGGCACCACCACATCAACTTTAACCCCTTATAAGAAACTAAAAAAGAAGAATGTCCCTCCTTTTCTTCTCTGCCGACCACCTCCTTTTCATCCTCGCCGTCTTTGGCCCGCCCATCTCATTCTCGGAGAGGCTATAGGCAGTACTGACGCTCACGGCAACAACGGAGATCACGTCCGAGGCGACAAATGGTGGCCCTCGATACTTTTGCtcccttagagcatctccactcaTTCGGCCCCCAGCGCACCCGGCGATTGCGTTTTGGCGTATGCGCTAACGGTTTTTTCGCCCTGGGGGGCGATCCAGTTCCCAGCCGCGCCCCCAGGTTTAGGCCCCCAAACGCCCATAAATTCAAGCTTGTCTTTCCCGCTGCCAAAAAAACGCCACAAGTTCGGCGATCATCATGCCACAGTTCGGCGATCAAACATACACGAAAGTTCGGCGATCAAAAGGAAGGACGCGTAGACAAAGGAACGCATCAAACGACGGGCTCCTCTGGCGTGGGACTGGCCGGTGACGGCGTGCTCGACGTCGGCGTGGCTTCTGTGCTCGGGCTGGTTGTCGGCAGCGTGGCTTCATCGCTCGGGCTGGGCATGGGCGTTGGTGTTGGCGTGGGCGTAGGGGCGGTGGTCGAAGCCGGCCCGGGCATCTGGTTCAGGATGAGGCCGCGCTCCGCCAGGTACCACGCATTGACCTGCTCGTCCATCCTCGACATGTCTGCCGCCATCAAGAACGCCAGGTCGGTGTTCCTCTTTTTCGTGGCGACGTTGGTCCTGAGAAGGTCGAGCTTCACATCCCGCGTACCCCAttgcggcgagggcggcgagagGTTGGTCGGCGATGCGACTCTGGTCTGGCTCCCCCACACGGCTTGTGGGCAGTGGCTGGGTGGCATATTCATCATCCCCATGCGAGACGCCTCTGcctgctccgccgccgtcgcgtCCCTGGCCCTCTTGACAATGAGCCTGTTCCGCCGGTCGGTGGTGACTGCCTCCCGGCGCTGAACATCCGCCCTCCACTCGGCGTTCGACGCGCCCGTTGGTCTTGCCATCGGCGCCCTCGGCTTCCTCTACTTCGGCTGTGTGGAATCGGTGGCGACACGAGGAGCAACATATTTCTTCGGCGGCATGGCGCCCGGTCTGATGAGGAGAATGGCGGGAacgacgagggagaaggggaaaGCAATGGGGGAAATGGAGGGAAAAGGCGGGCAAAACGGCGGGAATATGCCTGGTGTCGCCGACAGCGCGGCCCCACACGACTTTTCACTTCAGCCGGCGCCCCCAGGCGGTCCCCGGTGCGCTGGGTTTGGCTCGGGTTTGCCGGTTGTTATTTCGGGCCAAACCGGCGATAATCGAGAAGCTGGGGCACGACTGGGACGATTTTTCGGCGCCGACGCTAAAAAGGCACCCTGAGAGGTCTGTTGGGGGCgcgagtggagatgctcttacatGATGTGCGGCACAGCCACGGTAGAGGAGTGCacccaacttgtgacgcccccgatttgaccgtacactaatcatgcacgcaaatgtgtacgaccaagatgagggactcacgggaagatatcacaacacaactctaaaacataaataagtcatacaagcatcataatacaagccaggggcctcgagggctcgaatacaagtgctcgatcacagacgagtcagcggaagcaacaatatctgagtacagacataagttaaaaaagtttgccttaagaaggctagcacaaactgggatacatatcgaacgaggcgcaggcctcctgcctgggaacctcctaactactcctgatcgtcgtcagcgggctgcacgtagtagtaggcacctccagtgtcgtaggtgtcttcgtcgacggtggcgtctggctcctggactccaacatctggttgcgacaaccagatagaaaggaaaagggggaaaagagggagagaagcaaccgtgagtactcatccaaagtactcgcaagcaaggagctatactacatatgcatgggtatatgtgtaaaggggcatatcagtggactgaactgcagaatgccagaataaaagggggatagttAGTCCTGTCGaggactacgcttctggtcatctccatcttgcagcatgtagaagagagtagattgaagtcctccaagtagcatcgcatagcataatcctaccggcgatcccctcctcgtcgccctgttagagagcgatcaccgggttgtatctggcacttggaagggtgtattttattcagtatccaattctagttgtcataaggtcaaggtacaactccgggtcgtccttttaccgagggacacggctattcgaatagataaacttccccgcaggggtgcaccacataacccaacacgctcgatcccatttggccggacacactttcctgggtcatgcccgacctcgtaagatcaacgcgtcgcagccccacctaagcacaacagagaggtcagcacaccggtctaaccctatgcgcgcaggggtctgggcccatcgccctatgcacacctgcatgttgcgtacgcggccggaagcagacctagcctagtggcgttccagtccaatccggcgcgcgccactcagtcgctgacgtcaagaaggcttcggctgataccacgacgccgggatacccataactactcccgcgtagatggctagtgcgtatagaccaaatggccagactcagatcaaataccaggatctcgttaagcgtgttaagtatccgcgaacgccgaccagggccaggcccacctctcacctaggcggtctcaacttgccctgtcgctccgccacaaagatccacttgcgggtactcctacgagccgacccgactttagtcatcacatgtgtcatgtatatagtatataagtatatacccgtgatcaccgcccaggtgatcacggcccgatagtatagcacagcagacggacaagaatgtagggcactgatggaaaactagcatcctatactaagcatgtaggattgcaggtaaaggtaacaacagtagtagcaaggataggctatgcatcaggataggatatcggaaagcagtaacatgctacactactctaatgcaagcagtatagagaagaataggcaatatctggtgatcaagggggaggggcttgcctggttgctctggcaagtaggaggggtcgtcgactccgtagtcgaactgggcagcagcagtgtcggtctcgtagtctaccgaagagaagagggggaagaaacagtaaatacaatgcaaacataagcatgacgatgcgtgacatgacaatgagcggtgctaggtgtgtcctaacgtgacagtaggtggtaccggcgaagggggggaacatccgggaagtattcccgatgtttcgcgttttcggacagacggaccggagggggaaagttgctagttcgataggttagggaggtgtggtggacgaacggactgcgtattcggattcgtctcgtcgttctgagcaactttcatgttgaaaatattttaatccgagttacggattaaaagatatgattttctaaagattttattaatttctggaatttaattaattatttaaattaattcgaaaatggatttatgacatcagcatgatgtcatgctgacatcagcagtcaacaggggttgactaagacaaactgacatgtgggtccagtgggacccacctgtcattctctgtttacgttaattagggtttagctaaacaattactgtttaattaaattaattatctaattagattaatttaaacaggattaattaagttaattaattaattaattaaatttatttttattatttgttttattattaattttatttatttatttctttatttattaattagcttattgttattattattattattattactatttttattattattatttattttatttttattttatttttatttttttatttcattttttttaacacGTTCTctgggctgggccccgtttgtcatagacccacggggttcgggcccagggggcagtggctcaggtggggcgaggcccacctggcagtggcccagagggggcGATGCGGGTGCGGGTTACGGGCGCGCCCCGTTCGGGCGCACGCGGGCGTGggcgctggcggccacggcggggcacggcgccggccatggccggagcggggcgaggccgcggtggtgcggggccagccgccggaggtggtgcagaGGGGCGAGGCCACCGTGGCGATGGGGCGGAGTTCGGCGGAGGTGAGGCAAACGACGGCGatggccgtgcgggcgcgcgtcTGTGTGGTCGGGCGTGGGGGAAGAACAAGCAGCGAGGGGGGGGCGGTCGAGGCCATGGGCCTGCACGCGACGGCGACGGGAGCAGCAGCAGGTAGCGACGGCAGCGGGCGCACGTGCTCGAGGGGAGAAGGGCGCGACGGCAGTGACGGGCGGCCGGCGGGGCGGGAGCGCGTGTGGGGGCGGATCGCGGCCAACGGCCGGAGCTAGGGCGACACGGGCATGGCCGAGGGCGAGGCTGCGGCGCGGGCCGCGCGGCGGGGCGAGGGAaggagaggaggacgaggcgcGGCGGTGCTCACTGTGGCCGTATGGGGACTGGCAGCGGGGCTCGTGGAGGGGGTCGGGGATGACGCGAcgcaggggaggaggggaagcaggccggcggggggggggggggggggggtgctccggcgagggcgagcTCCGGGCAGCGGCGGAGAGGTCCAGGCGGCGGGGTCGagcgcctcctcctcgatcccgatcgggggaggcagaggagatatttcggggggagTGGGGGATGGCTGTCGGTGGAGAGTGGGGGTTAGGGTTTGGTCGGGCGGTGGCCTAATAGGCCAGGGGCAGCAGGGGgggggtgggccggctgggccggcctggcttgcccagtggccagctgggccgagacccaaccgggggggggggttgtttcctttttttgttttgcattttcttttatttaatttctttcaccttttaatccattttaaaatacttaggcattttctaaaaaggagttttctccacaataattaccagtgtattatttggcacccacggaacatttttgttttgatgtttgaaaactttta
The Aegilops tauschii subsp. strangulata cultivar AL8/78 chromosome 3, Aet v6.0, whole genome shotgun sequence genome window above contains:
- the LOC109742806 gene encoding uncharacterized protein produces the protein MKAADQSHAPPVPRPFRRAKQPSTTSRHEGEGGGADRRRRPSRRGGTSKRGRGRPHHLLRPCSSNWGPTRARTGAAAAAAALNTSNQDLSSTSAQIQILPSRGCDDDSNPRGKLSPSTCAQIQIVPSRGCDDELNPRKKHLLRPSLSIIQKRGRRRPHHLLRPCSSQPDDSKIPGQKHMLRPCLSIQPPPNYCWGAKRSRTNNNNWRDWSNLGDGPLGLIAERVLAFDVADYLRFRAVCRPWRHCSTEPHTHGGLDRRFHPWRWVLLREPLAAPNRRCFLNSFTGEFIQVDLPELLDHELLAVTPEGLLVLLHDHNHVRLLNPLTRHVTELPPLTMLLPSKDHVMLSYFNIDDFLATGSGIASDDSTVVLCFNRFRILGMAKPGDDHWILLKYNHDGFTDTPLMFAGRFYYVKVDGVMALQICPNQPPRLEVAAKLNMHVSPISEGLHLVNSCGDLMLIHRQIVPLTSPDKSCYQYDMYRVNLDTGTLLPVKSLGGGAGRAMFWGMHCSFSVPLEVFPSGSISADTIYPSFDFTERSLLEVGAYHLLDGHIERPSGLLQRPNTLVDCLSLSNTVDDE
- the LOC109742782 gene encoding LOW QUALITY PROTEIN: protein FAR1-RELATED SEQUENCE 5 (The sequence of the model RefSeq protein was modified relative to this genomic sequence to represent the inferred CDS: substituted 1 base at 1 genomic stop codon) codes for the protein MAEIGKGIPQVGMRFRNVDEAWAFWVAYGGHAGFDVRRRYANKSRLDGXVGSCRFVCSNEGHRRKGQTDYAPKRFRAETRTNCQARMSFQLDREAGNYEVTEVVLEHNHLLQLPQTRHLMVSQRKISERQAFEIETTDDSGIMPQAAHEFASHQVGGPINLGYSCRDQKNHLRTKRQRELAFGQAGSMLKYFHDKTADNPSFQYALQLDCEEDITNIFWADAKMILDYAHFGDVVTFDTTFGTNKEYRPFGVFLGLNQFRETTIFGAALLFDETKDSFIWLFETFLAAHNGRQPRTIYTDQDAAMGKAIEKVFTESYHGLCTFHIMMNAVKHLSPVKGEEKDVGEVEEEDEDEGEVEEESHILSDFSACMFGYEEKAAFQEAFDNMRHKVHKQTWLDSIYKVKEKWAECYMRDVFSLGVRSTQLSESFNNALKNHLKSDFHIVRFLMHFERTVEVKRRKELESEYEARKKLPRIKMCTPMLVQASKVYTPTIFEAFQSEYERSKCAASQ